tctcttcttggagctaCAGCACCGGCCCCGGAGCCAGATCAGGATGTGTCTCGGGAAGTGGTTCcagcagccactctggcacccgCTGCACCTCTGGGGCCTGAGCTGGTCCCCGCCATCCCTGCTGCGGCTGCTCACTATGGGATAGGAAGACCAGTGACCCCCCCTGACCCGTTGGGGCCAGGGCAGATGGTCGTCAGGGCCCTCGTTCACTTCTCTGCCACGGAAGAGCCACCAGGCCTTTTGACTTTCCTGGATGACCAGCAGGGTCCTgcccccgagctgccgccccctgcgtccgtggagcaagcaggctcggcccccgagctgccgccccctgcctccgtggagcaagcaggctcggcccccgagctgccgccaccttcctccgtggagcaagcagtctcggtccccgagctgccgccccctgcctccgtggagcaagcaggctcggtccccgagctgccgccccctgcctccgtggagcaagcaggctcggtccccgagctgccgccccctgcctccgtggagcaagcaggctcggtccccgagctgccgccccctgcctccgtggagcaagcaggctcggcccccgagctgccgccccctgcctccgtggagcaagcaggctcggcccccgagctgccgccccctgcctccgtggagcaagcagtctcggtccccgagctgcccccacctgcctccctggaGCAAGCGGCCTGGGCCCCCAAGCTGCCACcacctgcctccgtggagcaagcatgCTTCGCTCCCGAGGAGCACCTCGTGCTTGCTACAACCAGAAAGCGTGTCTTTCCCATCCCCCTTATtgcattttttgtatttcttctcttttgtgtgtatgtatataattacatactAGATTTAATTAAAGACAGTAGAACTTGAGTTTACATAACATTTTACTTGCATTCTTTGCAGTGGGATATGGAGGTCTCATTAGGTCCATCCAGAGTGTTGCACAACCATGTCGTTCTGCAACGTTTCTGTCACAGAGACACCCGCGCTCCTCATcgctcactgctctgtccctAGCCCAGTCCCTGCAACCgctgctctgctctctgtctcgGCCACTTCACCTCCACTTggattttcctctgcctggaatcctacactatggccttctgtgtgtgtctgcagaacaTAAGT
The Mustela lutreola isolate mMusLut2 chromosome 13, mMusLut2.pri, whole genome shotgun sequence genome window above contains:
- the LOC131813691 gene encoding uncharacterized protein LOC131813691: MMLSLLGATAPAPEPDQDVSREVVPAATLAPAAPLGPELVPAIPAAAAHYGIGRPVTPPDPLGPGQMVVRALVHFSATEEPPGLLTFLDDQQGPAPELPPPASVEQAGSAPELPPPASVEQAGSAPELPPPSSVEQAVSVPELPPPASVEQAGSVPELPPPASVEQAGSVPELPPPASVEQAGSVPELPPPASVEQAGSAPELPPPASVEQAGSAPELPPPASVEQAVSVPELPPPASVEQACFAPEEHLVLATTRKRVFPIPLIAFFVFLLFCVYVYNYILDLIKDSRT